From Primulina tabacum isolate GXHZ01 chromosome 2, ASM2559414v2, whole genome shotgun sequence, one genomic window encodes:
- the LOC142537871 gene encoding uncharacterized protein LOC142537871: MFPSFENLFEAFEPGLSPWGVSDDKEPPFVFHAHEPALVVTPPPTSHEPESSNSGSYKHTQVLTTPDSGSTEPVLNTSKNSNSGSVVDERKHKRMMSNRESARRSRMRKQKHLDNLRNQVNRIKVSNRQTMNRLSLVVHQNQLVLRENEYLRSESAILRQRLWDIRQVLLVRQLQQNMNPSAWPCNNFTSTNGGQLQHQSLIT; the protein is encoded by the coding sequence ATGTTTCCATCCTTCGAAAACCTATTCGAGGCTTTCGAACCCGGTCTATCTCCTTGGGGGGTTTCTGATGATAAAGAACCTCCTTTTGTCTTTCACGCACACGAACCGGCTTTGGTCGTCACCCCACCACCGACCTCCCACGAACCGGAGAGTTCCAACTCCGGTTCGTACAAACACACTCAAGTCCTAACTACTCCGGATTCCGGCTCTACAGAACCGGTTCTAAATACTTCTAAAAACTCAAATTCCGGCTCGGTCGTAGATGAACGAAAGCATAAACGCATGATGTCGAACCGAGAATCAGCCCGGCGGTCCCGCATGCGGAAACAGAAACACTTGGACAACCTGAGGAACCAGGTGAACCGGATTAAGGTCTCGAACCGGCAAACAATGAACCGTCTGAGTTTAGTGGTGCACCAGAACCAATTAGTCCTCCGTGAAAACGAGTACCTCCGTTCGGAATCGGCGATTCTCCGCCAAAGACTCTGGGACATACGGCAAGTTCTTCTGGTCCGTCAGCTTCAGCAGAACATGAATCCCTCTGCATGGCCATGCAATAACTTCACGTCCACTAATGGAGGACAACTACAGCACCAGTCTTTGATTACATGA